Proteins encoded by one window of Sebaldella sp. S0638:
- the cobJ gene encoding precorrin-3B C(17)-methyltransferase: MAKIYVVGIGPGKKGDMTFRAYDALEKSDVIIGYKTYIDLIKEYFPEKELISSPMKKEVDRCREVVEIAESGKTVSLISSGDAGIYGMAGIMLEIVPEEIETEIIPGVTASNAAAATAGAPLMHDYATISLSDLLTDWDLIKKRVELASQGDFVISLYNPRSKGRVTQIEEAAEIMLKYKSAETPVAIVRNAGREDEKVTAATLGTMFDHEIDMLTVIIVGNSKTFMRNGKIITPRGYKY, from the coding sequence ATGGCAAAAATTTATGTAGTAGGAATAGGTCCGGGAAAAAAAGGGGACATGACTTTCAGAGCATATGACGCTCTTGAAAAAAGCGATGTTATTATAGGATATAAAACTTATATTGATTTGATAAAAGAATACTTTCCCGAAAAGGAACTTATCTCTTCACCAATGAAAAAAGAAGTGGACAGATGCCGTGAAGTAGTGGAAATAGCCGAAAGCGGGAAAACCGTGAGTCTTATAAGCAGCGGCGATGCCGGAATATATGGTATGGCAGGAATAATGCTGGAAATAGTGCCAGAGGAGATAGAAACAGAAATAATTCCGGGGGTAACAGCTTCCAACGCGGCAGCGGCCACAGCAGGAGCTCCGCTTATGCATGACTATGCTACAATAAGTTTGAGTGATCTGCTGACTGACTGGGACTTGATAAAAAAGAGAGTGGAACTGGCAAGTCAGGGAGACTTTGTAATAAGTCTGTATAATCCTAGAAGTAAGGGAAGAGTAACACAGATAGAAGAAGCGGCAGAAATAATGCTGAAATATAAATCAGCTGAAACTCCTGTGGCAATAGTAAGAAATGCAGGAAGAGAAGATGAAAAAGTAACAGCGGCAACTCTGGGAACTATGTTTGATCATGAAATAGATATGCTTACTGTGATAATCGTAGGTAATTCAAAAACATTTATGAGAAACGGGAAAATAATAACTCCGAGAGGGTATAAATATTAA
- the cobU gene encoding bifunctional adenosylcobinamide kinase/adenosylcobinamide-phosphate guanylyltransferase: MGIIFITGGAKSGKSKFAESLAFKREKRVYLATSVIWDNEMKNRVAKHRLQRGEDWVTIEAYKDIDKALEGTIDDADVILLDCLTNMISNIMFEEYDGDWENIPDDIPGKIEKAVLEEVNKILDFNKIYMGDIIIVSNEVGLGLVPENPLGRYFRDIAGSMNQIIAAESDAVYMVVSGIPVKIK; this comes from the coding sequence ATGGGAATTATATTTATAACAGGCGGCGCTAAAAGCGGAAAAAGCAAATTTGCCGAAAGTCTGGCTTTTAAAAGGGAGAAAAGAGTGTATCTGGCAACTTCTGTTATTTGGGACAATGAAATGAAAAACAGGGTGGCAAAGCACAGGTTACAGAGAGGTGAAGACTGGGTTACCATAGAAGCTTATAAAGATATTGATAAGGCACTGGAAGGTACTATAGATGATGCAGATGTTATTTTACTGGACTGTCTTACGAATATGATCAGCAATATTATGTTTGAGGAATATGACGGAGATTGGGAAAATATACCTGATGATATTCCGGGAAAAATAGAAAAAGCTGTCTTGGAAGAGGTAAATAAGATTCTTGATTTTAATAAAATATATATGGGCGATATTATTATAGTTTCAAATGAAGTGGGATTGGGACTGGTTCCTGAAAATCCGCTCGGGAGATATTTCAGAGATATTGCCGGGAGCATGAATCAGATTATTGCCGCTGAATCAGATGCGGTATACATGGTAGTTTCGGGGATTCCGGTAAAAATAAAATAA
- a CDS encoding cobyric acid synthase, whose translation MKHKNIMILGTGSNVGKSVITAGLCRIFMQDGYKTSPFKSQNMALNSFITKDGKEMGRAQVVQAEAAGIEPEVFMNPILLKPTTDRKSQVIVNGRVLQNMDARDYFAFKHNLKDEIMKAYNYIRENFEISVLEGAGSPAEINLKEDDIVNTGMAEMADAPVVLVGDIDRGGVFASIYGTVMLLEESERKRIKGIIINKFRGDVSLLEPGIKMLEDLINIPVLGVLPYVKLEIEEEDSLGIKNFNVKRDGKINISVIKLKHISNFTDINALDQYSDLNIKYVTKASELGDEDMIIIPGSKNTIEDMKDLSDKGISERIARAAKQGTVIFGICGGFQILGTKITDPYNIESSIGEIPGLGLLDIETVMLREKTTTQYTDKLSRTGGILAGGNGLEISGYEIHQGISTGSRKIILGTPEDIKGAVRENIIGTYVHGIFDNGDFTGFLLNKIREMKGLDKVEEYFDFQEFKEQEYNKLADVIRQNLDIEKIYKIMEGE comes from the coding sequence GTGAAACATAAAAATATAATGATACTGGGAACAGGATCAAATGTAGGGAAAAGTGTAATAACAGCTGGTTTATGCAGAATATTCATGCAGGATGGCTATAAAACATCCCCTTTCAAATCACAGAATATGGCGCTGAATTCTTTTATTACAAAAGACGGCAAAGAAATGGGAAGAGCTCAGGTAGTACAGGCAGAAGCTGCGGGAATAGAACCGGAAGTATTTATGAATCCTATTCTGCTGAAGCCTACTACAGACAGAAAGTCACAGGTGATAGTAAACGGAAGAGTTCTCCAAAATATGGATGCCCGTGATTACTTCGCTTTTAAGCATAATCTCAAGGATGAAATAATGAAAGCCTATAATTATATAAGGGAAAACTTTGAAATATCAGTACTTGAAGGAGCAGGAAGCCCGGCAGAAATAAACCTGAAAGAAGATGACATAGTGAATACCGGAATGGCAGAAATGGCAGATGCGCCTGTGGTTCTAGTGGGGGATATTGACAGGGGCGGAGTATTTGCCTCGATTTACGGTACTGTAATGCTTCTAGAAGAAAGTGAACGAAAGAGAATAAAAGGAATTATAATAAACAAATTCAGAGGAGATGTTTCCCTTTTGGAACCGGGGATAAAAATGCTGGAAGACTTGATTAATATACCTGTTTTGGGAGTTTTGCCTTATGTAAAGCTGGAAATAGAAGAAGAGGACAGCCTTGGGATAAAAAATTTCAATGTAAAAAGAGATGGAAAGATAAATATTTCTGTAATAAAATTAAAGCATATATCTAATTTCACTGATATAAATGCCCTTGATCAATACAGCGACCTGAATATCAAATATGTAACAAAGGCTTCTGAGCTTGGAGACGAAGATATGATTATTATTCCGGGGTCTAAAAATACTATTGAGGATATGAAAGATCTGTCAGATAAAGGAATAAGCGAAAGAATAGCAAGAGCTGCGAAACAGGGTACTGTGATATTTGGTATATGCGGAGGATTCCAGATTCTCGGGACTAAAATCACTGATCCGTATAACATAGAGTCAAGTATAGGCGAAATACCTGGTCTTGGTCTCTTGGATATAGAAACTGTTATGCTAAGAGAGAAAACAACAACACAGTATACTGATAAATTATCACGCACAGGGGGAATTCTCGCCGGTGGTAATGGGCTGGAAATAAGCGGATATGAGATTCATCAGGGAATAAGTACCGGAAGCAGAAAAATTATTCTTGGTACTCCGGAAGATATAAAAGGTGCAGTGAGAGAAAATATAATAGGGACTTATGTTCACGGCATTTTTGATAACGGGGATTTTACAGGATTTTTATTAAATAAAATCAGAGAAATGAAAGGTCTGGATAAGGTAGAGGAATATTTTGATTTTCAGGAGTTCAAAGAGCAGGAATATAATAAACTTGCTGATGTAATACGTCAGAATCTGGATATTGAAAAAATTTACAAAATAATGGAAGGTGAGTAA
- the cbiB gene encoding adenosylcobinamide-phosphate synthase CbiB, translating into MVFILKIYIAYILDLIFGDPYVIPHPVQAIGKLISFLEKRLIGFSNKKFFGMILNLTVLAVTFIVCYFLQKFVIVEIYLMYTVFSVKCLGDEGRKVYKILKDGNLTKARKELSYLVSRDTESLEKNDIIRSTMETISENTVDGVIAPMIYMFIGGLPLAMVYKAINTMDSMLGYKNEKYREFGCFSAKLDDAANFIPARITGGLLIPLSCFFLRYDYKSAWRIFFRDRKNHASPNSAHPEAAVAGALGIQFGGRTSYFGKEYDKPVIGDKKREFQTEDIKKNIKILYVSSFLGLIICSAVYAAVLKIF; encoded by the coding sequence TTGGTATTTATTCTGAAAATATACATTGCATATATTCTGGATCTTATATTCGGTGATCCTTACGTAATTCCGCATCCTGTTCAGGCAATAGGAAAGCTGATAAGTTTTCTTGAAAAACGGCTGATTGGATTTTCAAATAAAAAATTTTTTGGAATGATTCTGAATCTCACAGTTTTAGCAGTAACATTTATTGTGTGTTATTTTCTGCAAAAGTTTGTTATTGTGGAAATATATCTTATGTATACTGTGTTTTCGGTTAAATGTCTGGGAGATGAAGGAAGAAAAGTGTACAAAATATTAAAAGATGGAAATCTTACAAAAGCAAGAAAAGAACTCTCATATCTCGTATCAAGAGATACAGAAAGTCTTGAAAAAAATGATATAATAAGAAGTACAATGGAAACAATTTCTGAAAATACTGTAGATGGTGTAATAGCGCCGATGATTTATATGTTTATAGGCGGGCTGCCGCTGGCAATGGTATATAAGGCAATAAATACCATGGATTCCATGCTGGGTTATAAAAATGAGAAATACAGAGAATTCGGGTGTTTCTCGGCGAAGCTGGATGATGCGGCTAATTTTATTCCTGCGAGGATTACCGGAGGACTGCTTATTCCGCTATCATGTTTCTTTCTAAGGTATGATTATAAAAGTGCATGGAGGATATTTTTCAGAGACAGAAAAAATCATGCCAGTCCTAACTCTGCACATCCTGAAGCAGCAGTAGCAGGCGCTTTGGGAATACAGTTCGGAGGGAGAACGTCTTATTTTGGAAAGGAATACGATAAACCGGTGATCGGGGACAAAAAAAGGGAATTTCAGACAGAGGACATAAAAAAGAATATAAAGATATTGTATGTAAGCAGTTTTCTGGGGCTGATTATTTGTTCAGCAGTATATGCAGCTGTTTTGAAAATATTTTAG
- the cobD gene encoding threonine-phosphate decarboxylase CobD, whose protein sequence is MDLHGGNIYKIFREKEVDKILDYSSNINPFGLPESLKKAITENMDILEKYPDPDYYDLRKTIAEYNGTGIDNVLAGNGATELIFLYMKAVKPEKALILSPTFAEYERGIKSAAPQCEITYFHLKETEDFQPDMERLKDELQKGYDLIVLCNPNNPTGRFLPKEEIRDLLSECDKYGTRLFVDEAFVEFVEGGVSSSLAGEDINKKNLFIIRALTKFFALPGLRLGYALFFDSSLKEIFDSLKEPWSVNAFAELAGKTLFSNTEYIEKTENWIKEEKKYMFNELSKIKNIKVYKTETNFILLKMYNESASHVRGEMLKKGVLIRDASNFTYLDETFIRLAVKDRENNNIVIKKLDEVINGDNENE, encoded by the coding sequence ATGGATTTACACGGCGGAAATATATATAAGATTTTTAGGGAAAAAGAAGTGGATAAAATACTGGATTACAGTTCGAATATTAATCCTTTCGGACTCCCGGAGAGCCTGAAAAAAGCAATAACAGAAAATATGGACATTTTGGAAAAATATCCTGATCCTGATTACTATGATTTGAGAAAAACTATCGCGGAATATAACGGGACTGGAATAGATAATGTTTTAGCGGGAAATGGCGCTACAGAACTTATATTTTTATATATGAAAGCTGTGAAACCTGAAAAGGCGCTTATCTTATCTCCGACTTTTGCAGAATATGAAAGAGGGATAAAGTCAGCAGCACCTCAATGTGAAATTACTTATTTTCATTTGAAGGAGACAGAAGATTTTCAGCCTGATATGGAAAGACTGAAAGATGAATTACAAAAAGGCTATGATCTGATAGTTCTTTGTAATCCTAATAATCCCACAGGAAGATTCCTGCCAAAAGAAGAAATACGGGATTTGTTATCTGAATGTGATAAGTATGGTACAAGGCTTTTTGTGGATGAGGCATTTGTGGAATTCGTGGAAGGCGGTGTAAGCAGCAGTCTTGCCGGGGAGGATATTAATAAAAAAAACCTTTTTATAATAAGGGCATTAACAAAGTTCTTTGCTCTGCCGGGTCTTCGACTGGGGTATGCTTTGTTCTTTGACAGCAGCCTGAAAGAGATATTTGACAGTCTGAAAGAGCCGTGGAGTGTTAATGCATTTGCAGAACTTGCTGGAAAAACGCTGTTTTCAAATACTGAGTATATAGAAAAAACTGAAAACTGGATAAAAGAAGAAAAGAAATATATGTTTAATGAACTTAGTAAAATAAAAAATATAAAAGTATATAAGACAGAAACTAATTTTATTTTATTGAAAATGTATAATGAAAGTGCTTCACATGTAAGGGGCGAAATGCTGAAAAAAGGTGTACTTATAAGGGATGCGTCAAATTTCACCTATCTTGATGAAACATTTATAAGACTTGCAGTGAAAGACAGGGAAAATAACAATATTGTAATAAAAAAATTAGATGAAGTCATTAATGGAGATAATGAGAATGAATAG
- the hemA gene encoding glutamyl-tRNA reductase, with the protein MNSMKAENFYIISFSYKNLNLDEREEFIRTGYKNIVEDYFQRKEIRGYTALETCLRVELYLEISENFDIDMFLERMNASNTRIYSGEDAVKYLLTVICGLDSIIKGEDQILAQIKKTYLEYMENGKTSALLNIIFNKAVETGKKFRSVSGISRKNLSLDSIAVKFIKSKFSNLEDKNIFIIGVGELSQEILAILHKVNSDKITMTNRSRKKSIEVQKLFHGVMTAEFDEKYKVVKDSDIIISATSAPHLVLKESFMREIISDGKERFFLDLAVPRDIDTELKKYSNVTLFHLEDIWDEYNKNIDRRNDIADEYYYIIEEQMVKLEEKLRNRYQRN; encoded by the coding sequence ATGAATAGCATGAAAGCAGAGAATTTTTATATTATAAGTTTCAGCTATAAAAATCTGAATCTTGATGAACGGGAAGAATTCATCAGGACAGGTTATAAAAATATAGTTGAGGATTATTTTCAGAGAAAAGAAATAAGAGGATATACTGCTCTTGAAACATGCCTGCGTGTGGAACTTTATCTGGAAATCAGTGAGAATTTTGATATTGATATGTTTTTAGAAAGGATGAATGCTTCAAATACGAGGATTTACAGCGGTGAAGATGCAGTGAAGTATCTTCTTACGGTTATCTGCGGTCTGGATTCCATTATAAAAGGAGAAGACCAGATATTGGCACAGATAAAAAAAACATATCTTGAATATATGGAAAACGGGAAAACTTCCGCACTTTTGAATATTATTTTTAATAAAGCAGTAGAAACGGGGAAAAAATTCAGAAGTGTAAGCGGAATAAGCAGAAAAAATCTTTCTTTGGATTCTATAGCCGTAAAATTTATAAAATCAAAATTTTCCAATCTTGAGGATAAAAATATATTTATAATTGGTGTGGGAGAATTAAGTCAGGAAATACTTGCCATACTTCACAAGGTAAACAGCGATAAAATAACAATGACAAACAGAAGCAGAAAGAAATCAATAGAAGTGCAGAAATTATTTCACGGGGTTATGACTGCGGAATTTGATGAAAAATATAAAGTGGTAAAGGACAGTGACATTATTATCAGTGCCACATCAGCACCGCATCTGGTACTGAAAGAAAGCTTCATGCGAGAGATAATCAGCGACGGAAAAGAGAGGTTTTTTCTTGACCTCGCAGTGCCGCGGGATATAGATACCGAGCTGAAAAAATATTCCAATGTGACTTTGTTTCACCTTGAAGATATATGGGATGAATATAATAAAAATATAGACAGAAGAAATGATATAGCTGATGAGTATTATTATATAATTGAGGAACAGATGGTGAAACTGGAAGAAAAGCTTAGGAACAGATATCAGAGAAATTAA
- the hemC gene encoding hydroxymethylbilane synthase, giving the protein MRKIIMGTRGSLLAVAQAETVKKMLAEKIPGLEIEIKKIVTSGDKDQTTNWGGDSSLKSMFVKEIEKELLEGTIDFAVHSMKDMPQISPKGLINACFPIREDNRDVLVSKNNTVFSEMPAGSVIGTSSLRRKSAVMELYPDMEIKPIRGNIHTRLGKLDSGEYDGIILAAAGLIRTGLENRISEYIDPEKMPPAPAQGILCVQCRENNDEILEILKEIDDRETRIVCEAEREFSRIFDGGCHTPMGCFAVIKGEEIFLKGMFCSDEKMYFGEAWGSTANPREAAEKLADIIRRQING; this is encoded by the coding sequence ATGAGAAAAATAATAATGGGGACAAGAGGAAGTCTTTTGGCAGTAGCTCAGGCAGAAACCGTAAAAAAAATGCTTGCTGAAAAGATTCCCGGTCTTGAAATAGAGATAAAAAAGATAGTAACAAGCGGGGATAAAGACCAGACTACGAACTGGGGAGGGGATTCTTCGCTGAAAAGCATGTTTGTAAAAGAGATAGAAAAAGAGCTTCTTGAGGGGACAATAGATTTTGCAGTTCATTCAATGAAGGATATGCCGCAGATTTCGCCAAAAGGACTTATAAATGCCTGTTTTCCTATAAGAGAAGATAACAGGGATGTACTGGTTTCGAAAAATAACACGGTTTTTTCAGAAATGCCGGCTGGTTCGGTAATAGGTACAAGCAGCCTCAGAAGAAAGTCAGCAGTAATGGAATTATATCCTGACATGGAAATAAAACCTATTAGAGGAAATATACATACAAGACTCGGGAAGCTGGATTCAGGAGAATATGACGGAATTATTCTTGCGGCGGCAGGACTTATCAGAACAGGGCTTGAGAATAGAATAAGCGAGTATATAGATCCGGAAAAAATGCCGCCCGCTCCTGCACAGGGGATTTTATGCGTACAGTGCAGGGAGAACAATGATGAAATATTAGAAATACTAAAAGAAATAGATGACAGGGAAACAAGAATAGTATGTGAGGCAGAAAGAGAATTTTCAAGAATTTTTGACGGAGGGTGTCACACACCAATGGGGTGTTTTGCAGTAATAAAAGGAGAAGAGATATTTTTAAAAGGGATGTTTTGTTCAGATGAAAAAATGTATTTCGGCGAGGCATGGGGAAGTACAGCGAATCCAAGAGAAGCAGCAGAAAAACTGGCTGATATAATCAGGAGGCAGATAAATGGGTAA
- the cobA gene encoding uroporphyrinogen-III C-methyltransferase has protein sequence MGNGKVYIAGAGCGDPGLITVKLKNALENADCIVYDRLVGSAVLNYAGKNAELIYFGKENTEGGLIQEEINKILVKKAKEGKNTVRLKGGDPFVFGRGGEEILELVEEGIEFELIPGITSAVAVPEYAGIPVSHRGINTSFHIFTGHTQKDGSWPNLEAAAKLEGTLIFLMGVKNLGRISTELIKYGKDKDIPTAVIENGSTAKQRVTEGTLKDIEKLCIEKNVKSPAVIIIGEVVKLREKMKWFEKKEFFGKTVLVTRNQEQVHSLSEKINEAGGSALELPFINIKYNDFELPDFKKYKAVLFNSANAVRGLFGKIKDLRILGDIKIGAVGIKTLEEIEKNKIIPDFFPKEYKIEKLAEMAVEFTGENDGILVVTSDISPFDETVYSKKHNRKFTALKVYSTEKIIRDKAETEEYINKSDILTFLSSSTFEAFMGSIGSDKKLLEGKAIASIGPVTSDTIREYGINVDIEAENYTAEGLLEAIGKFEIPSGN, from the coding sequence ATGGGTAACGGAAAAGTATATATAGCAGGAGCAGGGTGCGGCGACCCGGGATTAATAACAGTGAAGCTGAAAAATGCTCTGGAAAATGCAGACTGCATTGTTTATGACAGGTTAGTGGGAAGTGCCGTGCTGAATTATGCAGGAAAGAATGCTGAACTTATTTATTTTGGCAAGGAAAATACCGAAGGCGGGCTGATACAGGAAGAGATAAACAAGATTCTTGTAAAAAAGGCTAAAGAGGGGAAGAATACCGTAAGGCTGAAAGGCGGCGATCCTTTTGTTTTTGGGAGAGGCGGAGAGGAAATACTGGAACTTGTGGAGGAAGGTATTGAGTTTGAGCTTATTCCGGGTATTACTTCAGCTGTAGCTGTCCCTGAATATGCGGGGATTCCTGTGAGCCACAGAGGTATTAATACATCATTTCATATATTTACAGGACATACACAAAAGGACGGAAGCTGGCCGAACCTTGAAGCAGCAGCAAAGCTCGAAGGTACTCTGATATTTCTTATGGGTGTAAAAAATCTCGGAAGAATATCAACAGAGCTTATAAAATACGGGAAAGATAAGGATATACCTACTGCTGTGATAGAAAATGGTTCCACTGCAAAGCAGAGGGTGACAGAGGGAACTCTTAAAGATATAGAGAAGCTTTGTATTGAGAAAAATGTAAAATCTCCTGCTGTTATTATAATAGGCGAAGTGGTAAAACTGCGTGAAAAAATGAAATGGTTTGAGAAGAAGGAATTTTTTGGAAAAACTGTTTTGGTAACGAGAAATCAGGAGCAGGTGCATTCACTTTCTGAAAAAATAAATGAAGCCGGAGGAAGTGCTTTGGAACTTCCGTTTATAAATATAAAATATAATGATTTTGAACTTCCTGATTTCAAAAAATATAAAGCGGTATTATTTAACAGTGCAAATGCTGTAAGAGGATTATTCGGAAAGATAAAAGACCTGAGGATTTTAGGGGATATAAAGATCGGTGCTGTGGGAATAAAGACACTGGAAGAAATCGAAAAAAATAAGATTATTCCTGATTTTTTTCCAAAAGAATATAAAATTGAAAAACTTGCTGAGATGGCTGTGGAATTTACAGGGGAAAATGACGGGATACTTGTGGTAACATCTGATATTTCGCCATTTGATGAAACAGTTTATTCAAAAAAGCATAACAGAAAATTTACGGCGCTAAAAGTATACAGTACAGAAAAGATAATAAGGGATAAAGCTGAAACAGAGGAATATATAAATAAAAGCGATATACTTACTTTCCTGAGTTCTTCTACATTTGAAGCATTTATGGGGAGTATAGGGTCTGATAAAAAACTTTTAGAGGGAAAGGCAATCGCTTCAATAGGGCCTGTTACAAGTGATACTATCAGGGAATACGGGATAAATGTGGATATAGAAGCAGAAAATTATACAGCAGAAGGACTTTTGGAAGCAATAGGGAAATTTGAAATACCTTCTGGAAATTAA